Genomic DNA from Lactuca sativa cultivar Salinas chromosome 8, Lsat_Salinas_v11, whole genome shotgun sequence:
GCGTAACTACTTCTAACATGTCCTGAAGCAATAAAACCACAGTGTTGTGCTTAGATTCATCAGCCTCTTTCTGCAATATGGAAATTTTCACAATGTTAAATAAAGTGATCAGTAGTAAGCTAACATCTAACTTTTATTTCTCAAGGACTCACCAGACTTTCAACCAGTTTCACAAATTGGTTACGAAGAGTAGGTAGAGATCCCATTCTAAAATTCGTTAGAAAGGTGTTCTTTGAAATGTTACTTTCAACTTCTTTTATAATGATACCAATTATCCTGTCATCAGAACAACAATCAGATGTAAGATGTTTATTTTCTACATAATTTAGTAAGCTATACCAATCTACTTTATCTGGCTAATCTCGTAAGCCATAATTATACAACTTAAAATACAAAGTgatttttcatttttgaaggaagaagaagatgccgAAAACCAGTTTGTTTCCACACCACAAAGACAAACAACAGTCTATCTTCTTGATCAAACGATCGATAAAAAAATATCTGTAGGTGATGTATATCGATCTAGAGAAGGAATTCGATAGGGTAACAAGGAGAGTGATGTGATGTTGAGAAGAAGTCCCTACAATGTATGTTGAAGTGATTACGATGCACATGATGACATGATAATATGATTGTGCATGAGAAGTGTATGATACACCCTACACCCTAAACCCTAAGCAATACATACGTTTTTCCTATTACTACAGGGTTTGGTCATTGGTGTCAAGGTCCATCAATTTTATAGAAGTGTTTGACTATCAAGTATATATCTAAATTGCTATTCACGAGAAGAGAATCTTGTGCACTATAATAAATAGCATCCATAAAGTTATAACAATGACAAAAGGCAAGTGGGTAACTATAACTTGGAGATTTGCCAAAATAAAGGAGAATTTGCAATTTTTTATGGATAGCCCAAATTAGAAAATGTTTCAACTTCCATAGAATAGAGGGATTAATTTCTATCAAGTTTAACCTCTTTATAATTGCTAACAGGTTTCATTTTCAGTGTGTTTTACTATTTTGGGGTAAAAAGCTTCTTGTAGGGGTAGATGTGGAAATTCAGAAGATTAACCTTTTTTCGGTATGTCCAACAACTAAAGCATTCAGCACAAGTTTGAAGGACTCGTAGCACTCAATGACAGCACACTTCATATATTCATCAGCACATATACGCTTCCAAAGATCAGCATCCTTGGATCGAAACTGAACTGCCATGTCAAGTGCAATTGGAACCTTGCTGGCAAGCAAATATGGTGGCCACTGAATTAGGTTAAGGCTGGGATCTGAAGAATATGGAACTAACATCAGGTCCATCTCCCTGCAATAGACAAATTTGGAGCTAAGTTTGAACTCCTTTTTCGATAAAttaaacaaaatcaaaagttgGATTAGCAGCCTTGCCTGTCACTTATGAAATCTTCTTCACGGAAACTACATACAACTTCATTCCACAATTGAGCAAATTTTGCTGCTTCAGTTCTCCTATTTGGTGTAACCTATTTTTATAGTATAATAACATTCTCATGAATCATTCGTCTACAAGTTAAAGGTTCTTATTAGCGTATTATATATACTTTGAAAAATCAAGTACCTCTGCGAATCGCTTAGACAGAGAAAACCCCTTTTTCTTAGCCCTGTCAGATGGCAACAAATACGCATTGAATGCACCGGGTATAGACTGGAAGCGTGACCTTAGCATGCCCAGTGTTCGTATCTGTGACAATAAACAGGAATGTTATCAAATTTGCTTTTGTTTACATCTTACAGTCAGAACTCTAGTAGTAGTCTTGTGTTTCTGTTTCAATTTTGCGTTTTTCAAAGTTCAGGGACTGTTTTGCTATTTCACAACTTTCAGTGTCTGCTTTAAAAGTTCAGTTCAATCACCAATCTTTTGGGTAGTAGTCTCTTGGTTCAGATTTTTTCAGCTAATCAAGATTGAAACTAAGACATTGCCAAATGCAGATGTGTGTCTTCTTAAGAATTAACACAGCTGGATATTTAAAAAGAGAGTATCACAATACCTCTCCCAAACGATCAAACGCCCCGATAATACCACCGCACAAAGTTGAAAATATAGCATACCAAATTTGAGTGTCCATAAAGTAAACCTGAGTAATAAATATGAAGCATATCATGCCAGTGGACAATCAGAGATAACAACAGTAACAGCAGAAACAACAATTAAAGATGAAAACACTAATATTGCAACTAAGCAATGAAATAATAAGGTAGAAGATACCAAAATAACAGGTAACCAGAGTGCAGCAACCCCTCCATAGTTTTTTTCAGCTGCATGTTcatgaaaaaatatgaaaatcaaTAACAAAGAATAAACAGggaaatgcaagaaatagcaacgtactttcagTGACTAGTATATTAAAGCATCATGCTTTTATCTCTTcgtattatagcattgtactagaAAATCTACCCAATCATAGCAATGTCATCCAGATACAAAACAATTTTGCACAGCTAAAATTGGGTtaaattttcaaagtaaaatgtcctaataagaaaatATTGAAAGTACCATGCTATAACTGAGAATAAAAGAAAGACCTAAAGAATCACAAACCATTTGGGAAGAATTCATGCCAAGCATACTGTACACGTCTGATTTTCATAATCTCTTTTGTAGGCTCGATTAAAGGTTTTATCTGTGGAGCAGAAAATATTTACTGTAACAGAATTTATCCAATTGTTGACTTCTATCTAATGTAACATAAAATTAGAGAGAGCTAACCTGAACAAAATAGCTGAAAGAAAACTTTGCAGATAAGAGAGCTACCCAAAAGAGGGTATACCTGCCATTGACAAATAAATGTAGCTGTAAATTTCTGATAACTGTCTACGAAATAATATGCAGGTAACAAGTTAAAGACTCTGCACTTACTTCAAAAGGGCAAATTGACTTTCATGCATTCCTCTCCCGACATAGATTCTGGGCTGCAGATAACCAGATAAAACGATGAAGATTATCAATTAATGCGTATGAGTGAGACTTAACTATTAATGATTATCAGTTATCATTTCTGTTTGATTGTATTAGCTAGCTgtaaaaaatgatgttttttatAGTAACAAAGGGGAAATTTCTCTGATTATACAACCATGAAGGAACAAAAAAATAATTTGTGGTTATGTGAGTAAATACACATACACATTCATTAAGTAGAACATAGCAAAAATACACAGTCAATATCTGATAAATAGTCTGTACCATACTAAACAAATAAGAGGATGAGAAAAGATTTTGGATGAGAAGGtaaaatagcaacatattttcGAAAAACAGTCACTTTGATATCACGAAGCAGAAGTATCACTTCAAAAGTTATACCCATCTACATGAGCATGAATATCTTCAATAGGACCAAATTAGTCTTTTCTTATCGTTTAagaataattaataatcataatatACTAACAACATGATTGTTGTACAGCTAAAATTTCAAGATGTGGCGATGTTTGTTAGTAGTTGAATATTGATATAAGGTCATATGGGAATGATATGATAGGTACATGTTTGTCCTTTATTGTCCGTACAATACGATACAGCTCACAAATGAGTGTGTGATAAACCGTGGGGACGGTTGGCTCACTAAATGTTTTAGGatggtattttggtcttttaataaaaaaaaaaatttaaaagaagaATGAAATTGAATTCTTTCCACCTACCCTAGGAATGATGAAATCCATCAAACATAGAATTTGAAGGAATCTGAAGGAATAGAATTGTCCATTTCGAAACCAAAGACACCATGTGCCTGGAATCTCAAATGCCAATTCCATCAGATTCCACCAGAGTCCACAGACAAACATGCTGTGAAACTTCAAAGAAGGGAATAATAGACAAAAGTTTGTACCTGCGACCACCATAGAAGAAATCTTACAATAAGCCAATCAGAGTTTTCAATCCATCGTCGAAGCATAGGGAAAATGAAGAGTGCTGCTGAGAGTAAATTTGGAATCAAATACAACGTCACAGCCATGAGATATAAAGAAGGAATGCCCTCAAATCGGTCAAGGGAAGAAAGAATATCTTTTATTCTTCCAAATGGCATTGAGTTATTGTCGTTTTGGTGTATGTAACATAGTGGAAGAACAATGGACCATGCAAGGCTATCAATAATCTTCAGAACGTTCCTCAATATATCTGTACACTTCCATCTATGATATCCAGGGAAGTTCAAAACAATGTCCAATATACCTATTACAAATCAAAtcaaaataaatttataaatttcaGAATAAGTGGAAATTCTGCATTTACTTAAGAGGGTTAACCGCAAGAAATATCAATGTGTTCCATTCATTTGGGCATCATAGCATCCTACTCTCATATTGTTCTAACACATCATTGCACTTtaggtttttttttcttattaaagaaTTGTACTTTAAAATTTCTACCTAGTTCTAGCATATacttttaattattttcttatttagtacattgtactttgaaatatCAAATATCTACCTAATTATGGCAATAAAAGTTTATTTGTAATCGGATGACATTTTCTACAAGtgagtagatttttcaaagtacaatgttgtaataggaagaaatttAATGTAGGAGGCTATGacaaacaaatcaatgaaagtacgttgctattttttCTTCTAATCGTATACTTAGATGATTGACAATAATTGGCCAACAACCTGAAGTATGATCTGCCATATATTTTACTTGCTTACTTGAATTAAAATCTATAAAAAAAGGTATGCCAAATTCTTCTGGGTGCTCGAGAATTATATGCAAAGCATCAATAGACAATGATTATCTTCTCTGTTTTGTATTCTAGTTTCTATAACTATATTACAGGAAATGGGGTTTTTAAGGAATTTGGAATTTGTACGTTGTTTTCTTCAATCTGTTAGCCAACACTGGCTTTCTTGGGAGGCTGGCTAGTACTATTCAGATTGGAATTTTTTATGAATTCGCTCTATAAGAATTTCATTTCTTTCACATATTTATAGTTTTGTATAGTTATCATGAgttaaaaataagaaaaagagtTCAAAGAAACAATCCCCACAGTGACTTGTAGTACGTTACGCAGTGAAAGTTGTACCTTGCTCTCGGTATACAAATTTCAGCACTTGGAATGGGGCGCCTAGATGTTCCATAATCCATATCATATTTGATGAAAAAGGTACTTACTAATTTTAGAAGTCAAACTGCAATGTACTCTCGCCACTAGCTAACTTTAAAAAGTTCATACGTTACTAATAGCTATTAttcataaacataaataaatatattttaaaaaaaaagatcAATACTAAAGTACCATGCACTATGACGATGAGGCTAACAACTCCTCAAGTTGGAGCACAGAAGGGTTATTCCAATTTTAGACAAACTTACTGTAATGAGTTGTAAGATCACTTTATCACTACAAGTTTTAATCCAGACATCAAACTACGTATTTTGATGCATTCACAGACGTCACAGAATGATAAACATTATACTTCCAGATTTTAATATATATACCCAAACAGCTCTTGAAAATAATCCATACGATGATAAAAGATTGAAAATCAAGAACTGACTCAATAAGACGAGGGTGTAATCATCGGAACAAACCAACTGATCATAAggtattatgattattattaactTGAGAAATAAAGAAAAAGGAACATACTTTGGAAGAATCGAAGAAAAGCTGCTGTAATGAAGATACTGGATAATCTATATAACACATCCTTGTCAAAGATATCCGATACCGGAACATCATTCCATGCAAGGATAATCATAATCTGCAATTGAACAGTTCAAGATAAATTGCATTAAAATGTAAATTGCAGGAAAGCAAAATTGAATCTATATCTGTTTCTTACCTGAAGAGCTAGTATGAAGAATGTCCACAAACGGTCAAAACTTCGAAATGTATGCCAAAATGATCGTGTCTCAACAAAATATGATTTTCCAAGGCTTCCAGCCTTATGAGGTGCTAGCTTTCCCTGTCATCAGGTTTATATTTTTTAGAAAAGAAATCCGCTTGTCCGTTGAAACCCCCGGTGTTTATATTCAAAAGAGACGAACCTGTGTCGTGTCACGTGTTGATCTAAAAAAATCGCCATCATCACGCATAGGCCAACCCAAAGCAAAACAATCTGGTGACCTATAATATCAGAGAAGAAATTTTGTTCAGAAAGTTTGAGACCACTTTTTTTTCTCATCAACTGTTTCAAGACTTTACCAGAAATATTCATTAAGATCGTCATAGTTGCACCAAGCAGAGTGAGGGGCCTTTCCATTTTTGCTTCTCTTGGTTTCCTTGATCATTACAACAAGCACCATtaattaattcttaaaaacatcacaTTTGATTAGATGTGCATGGGGTTGCAACTGGAGGCCTGGGGTACCTTTTCAATGACCCGATAAATTGGAGTTATAACTTTGCGAAGGAAGGCTTCATCATCCCCACCATAAGAAGGCTTGATATTTTCTCCAGTCACAATGCTGACGTTTCCAGCCAACAAACCATGGAGTTCATATGCCATCTGAATGGATAGTATGGCATGGTCATGAAATATATAAACAATCTTCAAATTCATGCGTTAAATTTAGGTCTAatccaagaaatagcaacatactttcattattttttattattatagcatctcactttcatttctttctattacagcaTTGCACTTTGACTTATTTTCTTATCAACAAACTGgaatttgaaaaatctacccataTATAGAGTtgtactttcaatttttttttcttatcggGACATTGTATTTTAAAAATCGACTGAATTGTAGCAGTGAAAAATGCTTTGTATTTGGATGGCATTGCTATAGTTGGATACATTTTTCATAGTACAATGCTGTAATGgaagtgcattgctatttcttgcatttactcCTAACACTTATTGGCACACATAGCACTGTAGAATTGTGATAAACTAATGGAGTACTTACATTGTGAAAGATATAGCACAGACACTCCGGCATAAAGCGTACGTTGGCAGCCTCGCCCCAGATAAGAAGATAGAGGCCCATGTAGAGTAGCTTCCTCTGTTGCACTTCTTCTTGTTCTTTAGGGAGCCTGCAAAGCAACGGCTTTAGTAAACCTATGGACCACAAAAAATATTACATGCACACAACTATCAACTACCATAAAAGATTACATTCGGGAACAATACCTGGGTTATATAACTCACCTTAAGCTGTGCGGTCTTCCCAAAAATTTGCACCAGGTTTTATAATTTTTGAAAAGCTTGTTCATAACCACATCGACTGCTCGATTATCAAGCTGCATCACAGTGACTTTAGAAGTTATGCAAAGCAAATTAAGACATGTAAAACATTATGATAGTTTATACACAAGATGTTGTGTATGCATTAGGAGTGTATACATAAAGAAAGATCATTTGGTTTGTACTTTGTAGTTGTTGTCATGGAAAACACATAAACCAGTCAAAGAGTCAAGAAGGTTCTCTCAGAATGGACAAAAGTAGGTTTTACATGAGGTGCATGCCTTGTTAATCGGCTCAGGCTTAGGCGTCAGCCTTGCTTGAGGATGGGCAAGTTGCAAGATCAGATGTTCCCTTTGGTTCCTGACATTGTCTTTCTGGAAACATTTTCAAACAGAATGTACATTATGCAATAGATATATAAATCCAATATGTAAACAGCCACGGTCTTCAATAGTAGAATTAATCTTGATAGACTACATACCTGAAACCCAAACATTGCCCTTAGCCAATCAAGAAGATCCAATTCTCCTGATATCTGCCAGTGCTGATCAACAGAGGCAGGCCAATTTAAGCGACATGTGTTCCTCAGAGCAGACACTGATGCCTTAATCTGCGGTTTCCCAAAAATTAattgaaatataaatttcatcTTTAGAATTAAAATCAATAGGAGGGGTACCTCCTCAAACTGCATGATGCATTGTGATTCACCGGCAGAATCAAGAGGCAGAATGTTGTAGGGTGCATATATAACCTGCTTTGCCTCAACCTCTCTAGCTGATGCAATGATCTATGCGTACAAACATCAGATATATTATGTAATGAACAAAACCATAAAATAACCAATATAATGAAAAGACGGGAGCTGACATCAGCAGGAACTTCTTCGGCCTTTTCAGACTTGTTAACGGCGCAGAGGACTTCAAAAAGCACTCCAGCCACCTGGTAAGCTTTTCCAAGTTGGGCTCTGGTGATAAAGACAATGAGTAGAAGATGTCAATCAAACTTTCATTTTctataaaactttatttttattgttcttcAAAAATTACATATATGCTTGACTAGGTACCTATCTGCTTTTTCTCCTTGATCGAGTGCCTTGACATATTTTTCATAATATTGTTTGTAGAAGCTCTCAATTTCCCGCCCATCCGTCTTTTTAACACGAGCGGCAACACTTGAGGCATCGTCCTGATGAAGCACATTGCCAATTTCAGTTACTTTTCTTTCGAAACTCAAGGAATTCGTTATTAGATAGATCAGATATTTAGTAAATTGGATATGGAAGTTGTAAGTGACACCGGAATTTCGAAAGGTAATCCTTTTCGAATGAGTAGCTAATGAGCCCTAATCCCCAAATGCATGCTTCAACTGTGGTCTATTTTGAATAATGGCATTTATATACTTGTCTTTAATTTATTTTCAGTTCCGCCCCGCCTTTCTCATTACCATAAAATCAAAAACACAATTAATTGGAAATATCATCTCCCTTTTTAAGAAATATAAGTTTTCATGAATCTTAAATATATAGTAGTATGTTTCTATGGATACTAAATCAAAATCCTATACAATGATATGCtaaagataaaaatttaaaaataaaaataaaaattaggaTACGGAATATCTAAAAGTTATTTAACATTTTGATAGCATTATTTTCCAATTTATGTTcaatttaattttgaaaaacattatgatttctgTTGAATTTAATCATCATGTAATTTTTTGTGGCCAAGACcatatttaatataaacaaaattaaaatatcAATTAGtttttaaacagttaaaatataTAACGTGTAACCTTTCTTTTGAGAAAACAATAGAAGttaaaaaattattttagttCGAATTATATTCCAAACATTATAATTTCAAAGTTTTTGATTTTAATAAGACTGTTAAAAGTAAACTATAACTGAAAAACAAACAATAGCTTTTTATATTgcacaaaaacaagtaaaagaacTTAAATGcataaatatattaccctttctAAACGTTGGAGGAGAGCGGTTTTGAACTGGCGAACACCACGTCCATTGGAGCTTTGATCCAATCTATGAGCTTTCTCAAATGCATAGAACCGACCTTTTTCATACAtaacaaaacataaaaattaaaaaaaataaataaataataagtagtttgctgataaaaaaaaataactatAGTTATAAGTAGACATATTTGATTGTGAAAAAGTTTTTGTATACACCATATAAGCATGATCTAAGAGAATGAATGACCAAGTATCAAAACAAGGAGTTGAGAAGAGGATAAGGGAGAAGGAATTACAAAGATAAGCAACACGAGGTCGGTCTTGTTGAATCTCAGTTGCAACACGAAGAATGGGGGCAATTTGTTGGAGGGACGAGGGGACCACCTCGTTATCAAAAACCTCCATGGAGAAGGTGGTTGTGGCAGCGTTTCGTGAAGGTCTCCTCGTCAACCCTTGTGGTCCAGAAAATTCAGCACTTTGGGAAGACGATGATGCCATCGCCTTTCCTGATTTCTTTCCCACGCTGCCTTCTTCCATCTTTCTCCTTTATCTCCTTACCTCTTCATTCTCTCTCCCTATCATACAATACGCAGTTACACATATTCAACAACAACAAAATTCATCAGTTTCAGTAATCTTAATAGTACAAGATGCAGGAACAACTCTAGCAACAAATTCAGAACAAAATGTCAGCATAAACACATGCACATAAGTTAGGGCTGTGCAATTCCAAAGAATACACGAACAAACAATTATCAAGTTCAATCGATCATTCACCTCTATTATTCTATACAGGATATGCTAAAAATTAATCAGACATTCGTTAATCAGACAGTTCCTGAAAATTCAATCGGAGCTGGAAAACACACGAATTTTCAACAGTACGAAGTTTTTATATATATGCAAAAGCTGGTCAATATTTCAATTTTTGTAAATGAAAGCTAGAATCCTAGAAAATGCATAATCAAATCTCAATCTCAGAACTAATCTAAAGCTCTGTACAAATATATTATGAATCCTATTCAACATTCGCAATCTGTATATATCATTCAAGAATTGCTCTGGAACTTTCAAAAGAATATCAAACAGAAGCTGAAATCCTAAAAAAGAGTACACATGCAAACAAATGAAAATTGGACTTTCAAAGAACACCCTGACACACACCTAACCTGCACTAATCCATTCTCGATAAGAAAACCTTCATAAGTTTATTCAAAAGTCGGTTTCCGTATACATTGTGCAAAATTAAGTaactataaaatttaaaatcttcAAATCGGAGCTGGAATTATGGGAGATACACACATCCAGATCTCAGGTATCAACATGTTATGAAATTCATTCAATATTCGTACTCTGTATACACTACAGAGAAACTTAATCTGAAATTCTCAAAAATACATACATGAAAGCCGTAATTGCAGAAAAATAGACAGAGATAGAAATCGAAACTTAAAATTCAGTGAAACATGAAGAACTACACAGAAAAACAGAGTTTTAACTGAAGATAATGAAACTAATCGCCTGAATATGGATTTTTGTGATGAACATGGACAATTACAGAAAGGAGCCGAGTTCTAATTGACGACAATGAAGCTAA
This window encodes:
- the LOC111911777 gene encoding callose synthase 5 isoform X2, which gives rise to MEEGSVGKKSGKAMASSSSQSAEFSGPQGLTRRPSRNAATTTFSMEVFDNEVVPSSLQQIAPILRVATEIQQDRPRVAYLCRFYAFEKAHRLDQSSNGRGVRQFKTALLQRLERDDASSVAARVKKTDGREIESFYKQYYEKYVKALDQGEKADRAQLGKAYQVAGVLFEVLCAVNKSEKAEEVPADIIASAREVEAKQVIYAPYNILPLDSAGESQCIMQFEEIKASVSALRNTCRLNWPASVDQHWQISGELDLLDWLRAMFGFQKDNVRNQREHLILQLAHPQARLTPKPEPINKLDNRAVDVVMNKLFKNYKTWCKFLGRPHSLRLPKEQEEVQQRKLLYMGLYLLIWGEAANVRFMPECLCYIFHNMAYELHGLLAGNVSIVTGENIKPSYGGDDEAFLRKVITPIYRVIEKETKRSKNGKAPHSAWCNYDDLNEYFWSPDCFALGWPMRDDGDFFRSTRDTTQGKLAPHKAGSLGKSYFVETRSFWHTFRSFDRLWTFFILALQIMIILAWNDVPVSDIFDKDVLYRLSSIFITAAFLRFFQSILDIVLNFPGYHRWKCTDILRNVLKIIDSLAWSIVLPLCYIHQNDNNSMPFGRIKDILSSLDRFEGIPSLYLMAVTLYLIPNLLSAALFIFPMLRRWIENSDWLIVRFLLWWSQPRIYVGRGMHESQFALLKYTLFWVALLSAKFSFSYFVQIKPLIEPTKEIMKIRRVQYAWHEFFPNAEKNYGGVAALWLPVILVYFMDTQIWYAIFSTLCGGIIGAFDRLGEIRTLGMLRSRFQSIPGAFNAYLLPSDRAKKKGFSLSKRFAEVTPNRRTEAAKFAQLWNEVVCSFREEDFISDREMDLMLVPYSSDPSLNLIQWPPYLLASKVPIALDMAVQFRSKDADLWKRICADEYMKCAVIECYESFKLVLNALVVGHTEKRIIGIIIKEVESNISKNTFLTNFRMGSLPTLRNQFVKLVESLKEADESKHNTVVLLLQDMLEVVTRDMMVNEIRELVELGHGSKDSGTQLFEKAMDSRPAIAFPPPVTAQWEEQIKRLYLLLTVNESAMDVPKNLEARRRITFFTNSLFMDMPRAPRVRKMLSFSVMTPYYSEETVYSKSDLDMENEDGISIKYYLRKIFPDEWENFMERINCKEDAEIFESDESILQLRHWVSLRGQTLCRTVRGMMYYRRALKLQAFLDMATEKEILEGYKAITIPSEEDKKSQKSLYAQLEALADLKFTYVATCQNYGNQKRSGDRRATDILNLMVNNPSLRVAYIDEVEEREGGKSHKVYYSVLIKAADNLDQEIYRVKLPGSAKIGEGKPENQNHAIIFTRGEALQTIDMNQDNYLEEAFKMRNLLEEFHEDHGVRPPTILGVREHIFTGSVSSLAWFMSNQETSFVTIGQRVLARPLKVRFHYGHPDVFDRIFHITRGGISKASKGINLSEDIFAGFNSTLRRGNVTHHEYIQVGKGRDVGLNQISLFEAKVACGNGEQTLSRDIYRLGHRFDFFRMLSFYYTTTGFYFSSMLVVLTVYAYLYGRLYLSLSGLERAIMKSAKAKGDTALKSVMASQSVVQLGLLMALPMVMEIGLERGFRTAMGDFIIMQLQLAAVFFTFSLGTKLHYFGRTILHGGAKYRATGRGFVVRHEKFAENYRMYSRSHFTKAMELFILLVVYQAYGAAATSSTAYFFLTVSMWFLVVSWLFAPFLFNPSGFEWQKIVEDWEDWSTWISNRGGIGVPANKSWESWWEEEQEHLQYTGLIGRLMEVILSLRFFCYQYGIVYQLRVSQSDKSIMIYGLSWIVILAVIMILKIVSMGRKKFSADFQLMFRLLKLFLFIALMATLIVLFQFLGLTVGDIFASLLAFMPTGWAILQIAQACRPAVKALGMWGSVKALGRGYEYIMGVMIFTPVAILAWFPMVYDFQTRLLFNQAFSRGLQIQRILAGGKKNK